A window from Hemicordylus capensis ecotype Gifberg chromosome 2, rHemCap1.1.pri, whole genome shotgun sequence encodes these proteins:
- the LOC128343688 gene encoding olfactory receptor 2A5-like — MKNQTSMTEFFLLGFSRSLKIRLVLSGLFSVAYTITLVGNTTILMLIWLDSRLHTPMYYFLSHLACVDICYTSSTVPQMLANLQRPRQTICLVSCAIQMHVFLTLAITECILLAIMAYDRYVAICHPLHYTFLMNKRVCMKLAMVSWTCGLLLPVAHSALTWQLPFCGPNQIDHFFCEMPALLKLACADTKIVEKVTSVGCIFTLLTPISFITMTYIRILNAILKIQSAEGRCKAFSTCASHMTVVVIFYGSAMFMYMRPKSSHSPAMDKIVALFYSIVTPMFNPIIYSLRNKEVKAAFVKMLRLCRLH, encoded by the coding sequence ATGAAGAACCAAACTTCTATGACTGAATTCTTCCTGCTTGGTTTCTCTAGGAGCCTCAAGATCCGTCTCGTACTCTCTGGATTATTTTCTGTGGCTTACACCATCACTCTTGTAGGCAACACAACCATACTGATGCTCATCTGGCTAGACTCCCGACTCCACACCCCCATGTATTACTTCCTCAGCCACCTCGCCTGTGTAGACATTTGCTACACTTCCAGCACAGTCCCCCAGATGCTGGCCAACCTCCAGCGTCCAAGGCAAACCATCTGTTTGGTTAGTTGTGCCATTCAGATGCATGTTTTTCTGACCTTGGCTATTACGGAATGCATTCTCCTTGCAATCATGGCATATGACAGGTATGTAGCAATATGCCACCCACTGCACTACACATTCCTCATGAACAAAAGAGTATGTATGAAATTAGCCATGGTATCCTGGACTTGTGGCCTTTTGTTGCCCGTGGCACATTCTGCCCTCACCTGGCAGCTGCCATTCTGTGGGCCCAATCAAATCGACCACTTTTTCTGTGAAATGCCAGCACTGCTGAAACTGGCTTGTGCAGACACGAAAATTGTTGAGAAGGTGACTTCAGTGGGATGCATTTTCACTTTGCTAACTCCCATCTCCTTTATCACGATGACTTACATCCGCATCCTGAATGCCATCTTGAAAATCCAATCTGCAGAAGGTCGTTGCAAAGCTTTCTCCACATGTGCCTCCCATATGACTGTTGTAGTTATTTTCTATGGCAGCGCCATGTTTATGTACATGAGACCTAAGTCTAGTCACTCACCAGCTATGGACAAAATAGTCGCTCTCTTCTATAGCATTGTCACCCCGATGTTCAATCCCATAATATACAGTCTCAGGAACAAGGAAGTGAAAGCCGCCTTCGTAAAAATGTTGCGACTATGCAGACTTCATTGA